A stretch of DNA from Schizosaccharomyces osmophilus chromosome 2, complete sequence:
ACCAAACTGTTTTACGCCTTCCAAGATCAAAGTTGTGTATACTTGGCGATGGAATATGTACCAGGAGGAGACTTTCGAACATATTTAGCCATGCACGGGTTGCTTCGTGAAAGACAGATTCGATTTTATCTAGCCGAGATGTTTATGGCAGTCAATGAAGTCCATAAATTAGGCTATACACATAGAGATTTGAAGCCAGAAAATTTCTTAATTGACAAAAATGGGCATTTAAAGTTGGGGGACTTTGGACTCAGTACAGGACTTGTGAACAGTGCCCAAATCCGAAAGCTTAGAAAAAACCTTGCGATTGCAGAGGCTCCAAAAAATGCCTATTTAACACAGCGGCAACGGAAAAACATATACAAAGCTTTTTTAGAGAGGAATGGATACCGGGTATGAAGCAATGCAACTAGAAATGGTCTAACAGTATATCCTTTAGGCAAATTCGATTGTCGGATCTCCTGAATATATGGCTCCGGAGGTAATCTATGGAAATGGTTATGACAAAACTGTAGATTATTGGTCTCTGGGGTGCATTCTGTATGAATGCGCTGCAGGTTATCCACCATTTTCCGGGGCGACAACCCAAGAGACATGGACGAATCTctatttttggaaagatgTTTTGCAAAGACCGGAAAAAAGCAGGAATGATCAGTATGACAAGTCGGCCGTTTGTATTTCAGACAATGCTTGgtcatttattttaaaatgCCTAGGTGAGCCGGAGATGCGATTTCAAAGTATGTCGGAAGTTCAAAAGCATCCATACTTTTCAAAGATTCATTGGAATCATTTGAGGAGTCACGGAAGGCCACCGTTTATACCTCATTTGAGCGATCAATTGGATACATCGcattttgatgatttttcaaacgAAGCGGTTATGGAAGCATATAAAGATGTCTACGATAAGCAAAGgatgatggaagaaaaaatgcGCAAGTGCCATGGATTCGTCAACCAGCGTCCCTTCCAAGGGTTTACGTATAAGCATCGTACTAGTCAGTTAAAGCCAGCCAagcaagaagaaggaaacgagtggaaaaagaagcgCGAGAGTaagccaaagaaaaaaaagacgaaGGATCGTGTGTACAGGAATGAATTGGCTGCTTTGTCTAATTCATCATCCGAAGCCGTTCCCTTGTATCATGAGCTGAAAGCggagaagaaaagacaagGTGGAAGGCAGAAATTGCATCCAAATGATTATTTGAGGAGGAAGGAAAAGGATTACTAtgaagttttgttttgaaatttcattgTGGAGAATCTTTtgagagagagagagacAGACAAATATGTACCGCTTTCAAggtttcaaaagaaatagtaTCTTCGAAAGAACAGAAAAtcgaaatgaaaaacagTAATTATTCATTAAATAAAGACATCTGTGCatatttttccattttgtattttagCTTAGCGATTTTAAAACAAGATAAAGTGTTGCGAAATCGCAAAGTACCGTGCAAGTATGACATGGACCCGGGGTAGTAGAACGCGGGGTCgcaaaaattgaaaaatcgGCCTTTTGAGAGACTATTTGGAGTAGGATAGGATAGGATATACAGAAGAAtgtttaataaaaaaaaagggaagcATTGCCTGTAGATGTATTCCGGAAAAGCGAGAACTGTCGTAATAGAAAGCAAGGGTAGGTTTGCTCGATGTTTATTAAAGAACAGCATGGTAAGCATTCACGGTAGGTGCAGGAAAAGAGTTTTGCATTGGAGGAGATTCAATGAATGATATTGAATGGCATGGCTGACTGTTGATGGACATTGACAGAGAGGAAGAGAAACGGGAACGTCTTTCGACGattgaataaaaagtcGACCAACGacttttttcatctaaaTAGTCCGTCCAActgttttaattttctgATCGAACCTCTTCTCCATCTCCATCTCCATCTCCATGATCAAACAATCCAAAAGTGGTTGCACGACATTCTATCATTTCCTCGGTAGGATTATATGCTCTTGGTTGCATTGTAATTTTCAGGTCACTGATGTGATATCCATTCTACTAGATAGCGAAGAcagagagagagagagagagagaggaAGAGAAGCTCCTCTCGTCAAAAGCAGCAGGACGATGATTCTTACACGTCCACTGAAtcatattttcatttattccCATTGAAACCGTCTATGGGCTGCATGCTTCCAAGGCAACGTTGCGATGCAATTGGGGTATGAAGAGGCCAAACAAAGCAAGGCGAAAAGCCCAATCCCAAGCCCAAGCccaacaaagaaacatgGAGTCGAATtcgaaaaggaagaaaaagaggatgatagtaaacaaagacaaaagaagCGAATGTGTTTTGGAGGAGCAAGAGCGCATACCATGACGAAAGAAGCAATTGGTTTGGGTCGAAACTCAAGACGTAAACGAGATAAGATATTGCATACTTTTCATCGACAAACATAGGTTGGAAACGACTTCTAATGGAGCCTTTTTATGGTTGTAtcagaaagaaacataaaacatgagaaaagaaattttaattttgaattttgaaCTATGAATTTTGGAACTTATCGTTGACAATGACAATGGATAATGGGTTGGGTCTtgtggaagaaaaaacggCAATCATCGCCGCCGTCGTCGCCGCCTCCATTGTCATCAGCAAGATATGGAAACCAAGatattgcttttgaaagaacaaaagcatGTCATCCATTATTGGAGAAGAGAACCTTTTTGGTGTGGTTAGAATTTGAATGAGGAATGATAATTGCAATCATTAGGGAATAGATTAGCCATAGAGGGTCGGAATATAAATTTCGTTACGACTCTTCACATCATTTCTCCAAGCACAATCCAAGACGAAGGGAGACACCAAGAGAGAGAACAACACCTAGAAAAAGTGGGAGAGACCATGGTGGGTTAGATAGCCGTAATCTAAGGATGACTTTTTGTGAgtataaaagagaaaggatCGCCTGTTCATGGACGCAAGGGCTGACCAAAGAGAGATGTTACAAAACATGGTAAAAGAGaaggaataaaagaaaataaaatggttttcttttcaattgttATTGTCTTGTAAGGAGATTTATTGGAGGTacattttacttttccaattccaaCTTTCATCcttctctctctctctctctcttccTTTCTGCttctactactactactactactaccAGCACCATTCCTCTTACCGGATAGCGAGGTACACCGAGTTGTCTACACTAACCCTGTCTTCGCTGAACTACGGTACAGTACGTTATACCCACCAACACACCACGGAATTCTACGGTATAGGATTTgttattcttttgaagagcaGCTACTCTCTCCCATCCTCTccgtttgtttacattttcttgatttcCACAATGCGTCGTTCTACGATCGTTCCAACCATTACCAATACGACGGGAAACGTTCCTTCAGCAAATTCGCACAACAATTTCGCTCCTTCGCCAAACCAAATCAAAGCCGTCCAAATGAATCATCTTGCTGACCAGCTGTCCCAATTACAGGCCAATTTGTCCCATTTAGAGAATCATGTTCATGTCACGGCCATTCAAGCCGAAGCTATTCGACGTATGGGTGCTCTTCAAGCTTCTTTGTTGATGGCTTCTGGTCGTGTCCTGTCGGAATCCAATACGACTTTTCGTCAAGAGGAAAAGTGAATCATGGGGGTTGTGTTTATcgcttatttatttttcttttttcttttttgtttccacACATTCCCACACATACTCCCTCTCACATATTCTACTCTCTACCTACATACTCCCTCTCGTTCCTCCGCCCTCCTCACTTAACCTCACAAACCTCTCTTACCACACTTCTCTCCACCACCTTATCCCAAATTTCCTTACCAGTGTGTTCCCTCCACATTCTCTCCCAGCCAACACGGGAAACCGGCAAGACCAATAGATCGGAGACGAAAGACTCACGTTCCTTATCTCCACGCAAAATATTCTCATCCTTGTTTATCTCCCTTTCCTTAGAATTTGAATCtgtcatttcttttgcatgGCATCGTAATTATCAAAACACTGACGAAAGCGTGAATCACACTTGGCCAATGATtttaaatacaaaaaacaattacCAGCGATCGGATCATGTTCTTGTCAACCACCAAcacttttccaaaagaaaaaaaaaaaaaaccagcTCGCTTCGGTTTTTGTGCGTTAACTTGAAATAACGAGATCTAAATCATCTCCTTCGCTTCGTTGTTCAGTCAGTGAAATATCGCAATCTTCTACCACTGCCAAAACCAACAAGCTCAGCCTTGTCGAGAGTGGATTCAGAAAATCAAACACTTGCTTTTGATTtctatcctttttcttgttgttgGTGTCTTATTCCATTACTGTTTTCGATTCTAAATAATTATATTCTCATTGAATCCAATTTTGTACATTTGCGAATCTAACCACCTCGTCGTCGAATTCGCTGTTCCAAGCTCGCCACCCTTAAGTATCGTTGCTTCAGGTTGAAATCTAATAATAATCTTgaaatcttccaatctttCGATATAAAAGTCTTtaagttttttaaatcctgaaatctttttggcatttcctttgttttatctcgttttctttttcctttttaaacTCTTTTTAGGGAAtccaatttgttttttgttgtgTTCTTCTTACCTTTTGTATCCTGGTATCTTGGTATCCTGGTACGATTTTTCCTTGACTTGACTTGACTTAACttgattttggttttcgCTTTGCCATCTTCACCCTCTTcgatttatttttattttagtctctttttttaatatttccTCGTTATTTGTTTGATCTATTTGCGGCTGTTCGCTTTGGCGTTTTCCCGTGAATCGATTCCTTTTCAGTTTATGAGGATTTATACCTTTTTCGTTTGATCTTCTTTACGTGTTTCGTCAATTCGTATTTGAGAAATTTACAACAACGCCTGTTTTGTATTctcgttttctttgaaagttTGTTCTAggctttctttgtttttgtggAAGCCAAGTTTTTGTGAAGACCGAATTCATTATTAAAAGTACTCCTGTTGTCGGCTTTTCTTGGAGGTTTACTAccttatttctttattttcaattactCATCCCTACTTCCTTTTGAATCGTCATCTCAcctcttttcctttgggTCCTAGCTACCATCGATAACCTATCCTATAACCCTTGCTTGAAAAGTAGCATCTTGATCCCTTCTCCTATTCCGTTTTTgtctaatttttttctttctttctttctttttttttcgttgtCTTATTGATTCAATTCCTTCGCCATGGATCTGAAATTTAACGAAATCTTTAAAGAGTCTGACCATCCAGCTCTCCAAAAGAGACTCGACCCTTCCGCCTCAAAACAAGATCATTCTTCCCAAAATCCAAGCGACATGGCTTTGgatctttggaaaatgatGTCCAAGGCCAAGTCAGACATACAAAATGGACGTCGCGTCGAAAACTTGTCTTGGCGTCTTATGTCTATTAATTTGCAAAAGCAATCTAATCTGTCTAATAATGCTTTCCCCTCCAATGTTTCCGCATGCAGTAAGTTCTCTCCTAACCCTCTTACTCCTCACTCCAACCCCCATAGCTCCGATAATGTATCCTTAAACTCTGGTACGCCCGACCAAAAATCCGATCCTAATTGCTTAATGAATACCCTTCCGTCTTATAGCGTTCCCACTGATACCACGGGCAGCTCCATGATGGAGTTTAATTATCTTCAAAGACGTGTGCGGAAAACTAGTTTCAACGAGGCCTCtgcaaaaagcaagaaacgTCCCATTACTAGCACCCATTTCCCCTCGAACGATGTGGATTTTTCTATGAATCTTGACTCCCATCCTTTCAGCTCCCCTAAAATTCACGCTTCTGATTCTTTTGATGCTACTAAAAAGTCTGTGGATCACACtagttcttcttcatttccGGCTTCCACTCCTATCGATTATTTTGATTCTCGACCTTCTTCCTCCTTGGCTGCCGGCCTTCAGTCTGTGCCCATCCCTTCAGCCTCTGGTATAGTAAATCCGATGAACCAACATATGAATTCCACTACTGCTCCCGCTACCAGACAGTCCGATATAGATGCTTTGGGTTTAGATTTCGATATGACTCCTTCGGAACCCTCTTCGTCTTTTCAAGATAACAATGGTTTTCCGTCTTTTGTCGATGCTGGAACAAACCACGACGAatcattattttcttcctctgCTGCTACCTCTTTTAGTTTTGAACATGGTCCTTCCAGTTTCCCTGTTCCAGGTAGTATATCCACAGGTTCCTTGCGTGGACAGGCTCCCTCCGAAGGGGGCTTTGGTACCTCTTATAACAGCCAAAATCTATATGGTATCTCTTCCCCTTTGAGCGCGGGTGTGACACCCACTcaatctttctttcctgAGCCTGCTAATAATAATATGTTTGAGATACCCAAACAATCTGCTGACGTGTCTTCCCCTTTGACCTCGTCCCCAGGATCTTTTCCTAATATGTCCTCTTTGCACATGACGAGCTCTTTGCCTAATTCCACTTCTCATGCCGGTATCCGTCGTTCTCCCATGTTCCGTAGTGGGTCCAATAGATCGGTTGGTAACTTCGCTCAACCAGTTGACTTGAACCAAGACCAAAATGAATCTGTTGGCGGATCCTTCCAACGCGGCAATGAATGGACCGGCGGTGATTCCAATGGTATAGGCTTAAATAACTCCTTACCAGGTTCCGATATGTTTTCTCCCCCATTTATGCGTATAGGCACAGCCATGGGTACTGCTCCTCTTCGCAACAATTCCGTGTCTTCTTTCTCTCATAACTACTTGCATCAGTCGAGTCCACAATTTGCTGCCGTGCCTCACCGGAAAGTAAATACCCAAGAACCTAGTTTAATGGGATCAAGTCCTGGTATTTACAACCACATGCCTTACCTGAACCGCTCTACATCTTCCACGTCTGTCGCCGGAACGCCGGTGGAAGGCATGTCAACTGGCATGAAAAAGCGTGCATCTGCTACTGGTTCTGTTCCCAGTCTTCCTTTGTTAAATCAAAACGGCGACCAAATTTCGGATTCAACTGTCAAAGAAAAGCCAATGGAAGACAAAAAGGAGAATAACCAGAAAGGTATGTCTGGTACACCTACATGCACAAACTGCCACACTCATACTACTCCCTTATGGCGCCGCAGTCCTGATGGCCAGCCACTGTGCAATGCATGTGGcctttttatgaaaattaaTGGCGTGGTTCGTCCTTTGAGTCTGAAGACCGACGTaataaagaagagaaaCCGTGGTGCTGGAAGCAATACTAGCGTTCCTGCTTCACGATCTGCCACTCCCCGAAAATCAGTACCGCGAAAAGGTGGTTATAAACAATCAACTTCAAGTAAACCCGCTACCAAAGAGGAAGCGAAAGCTAAACCAACTACCGGtcaaaaaagttattcCCCCAGTTTTACGCAACAACCCGGAATTCACGATGATAGTCTGATGATGGACAGAAGGGCATCGGTAGAATCTCCAATGATGCAAGATTCATCTGTAAGACAGCCTTCGGCTATGTTATCTCCTGAATTCACGCAGAATTCTAGTGAATTTGGGATGCCGTTTAACAAGGGTATGTCTTCTGCAAACCATATGCGTGAATCCTcgatagaaaaaataaagtcgGAAGCACCGCAGGCTGTAAATTCACCCTTGTTTGATACCTTTGATACTGATTTGGGGATGCCTTCGATTACTGACCCACAAACGATGGGAGTGGATGCTGCCGACTTGCACAGGGTTTCCAAGTCATCATGGGATTGGTATAGTGTCATGTAACTTTCCGAAGTTAGCAGTTTCTCTGATAGTTTAATTGGCCcttcctttgttttgtattttgTACAGtcatcttttctttttctttttaatttttacCTGTCCTGTGTTTTAATGGACTTAATTTGATGCCGTTGTTTCCgatgagtttttttttgtacgTGTTTAGCATTTTTAATCATTACCTTTTAATTACTGAATTGTTTGACTGGATTAATCGCTGAGCAGACCTATTTTTTGACCAACTCGGCGACAACAAACCGTGAGAAACGAACGTGTTTGAGTAATGAAGTATGTTAATCTACTTAAACATACAGTTCAGAGATTTGTGCAGGCTAGAATGAatgtgttttgttttatatttccttcttcttttgtttaatgCTTTGTTCTAGCTGTTGAAGGCATTGTAGTTAGTGATGGACTTTAAGCTATTTTCGAGTTTCACCTAAGAGAATACTAGTTTCAATATTAAGTtgtgtttctttttttactatGGTTACGTCCTATTCTTTTTAAGTTCTTAAACTATATACTCATGAATCGTTCATTATCATAGTATCCCGAGAAGTATGTAAACTTCCACGAAATCATCAAGAATGAGTTActcataaaaaagattgtttgttctttctctttttaaCTACAAACAGAAATTAAAACTATAGATTATCGATTGGTGTGGACATAATCGGAGACAAAGACGGAGGACCATGGGTAATGAGAATATACTACAGGGCAGCCTTTTGATCTTTATTCGAAACTTATCAAGTAGCAGCTATTAGTAAGTATACGAAACCGTTTTTCTCAGTGTATCGTAAATgaggaaaacaagaattataggaagacaaaaaacaaacattagcaatagaaaaatgaataagtaaaaagaaattcaaaaaacacTTCTATTAAATAGACAAATAATGTAAAGTAAAGAGTCGTTTCCTTACTCCCCCTTTAGCTGCATTCGTTAACGCACTT
This window harbors:
- the mug27 gene encoding meiosis specific serine/threonine protein kinase (NDR family) Mug27/Slk1, which produces MKRSKEAAHNYGIDDYKTGNLKGPMLNSYDKELKNPFSNQLREVGKNKSIRKKKREYQNEIQGNPFANSNLRDNDQENVLPSVSSLSHDKTNVTDEKGKPYSKRTVRLGTIRYQLLRPSQVEVLSRPEVARKRVACQLYFLNHYISFIDYHKLRKERLNQFAQCSQDLKASKQKRLWKEHCGRERAFLRKQRTKVQNNHFDLLVKLGQGGYGSVWLAKKKDTHEFVALKMMKKAVLQQMGEVRHILTERDVLTNTNSEWLTKLFYAFQDQSCVYLAMEYVPGGDFRTYLAMHGLLRERQIRFYLAEMFMAVNEVHKLGYTHRDLKPENFLIDKNGHLKLGDFGLSTGLVNSAQIRKLRKNLAIAEAPKNAYLTQRQRKNIYKAFLERNGYRANSIVGSPEYMAPEVIYGNGYDKTVDYWSLGCILYECAAGYPPFSGATTQETWTNLYFWKDVLQRPEKSRNDQYDKSAVCISDNAWSFILKCLGEPEMRFQSMSEVQKHPYFSKIHWNHLRSHGRPPFIPHLSDQLDTSHFDDFSNEAVMEAYKDVYDKQRMMEEKMRKCHGFVNQRPFQGFTYKHRTSQLKPAKQEEGNEWKKKRESKPKKKKTKDRVYRNELAALSNSSSEAVPLYHELKAEKKRQGGRQKLHPNDYLRRKEKDYYEVLF
- the gaf1 gene encoding DNA-binding transcription factor Gaf1, encoding MDLKFNEIFKESDHPALQKRLDPSASKQDHSSQNPSDMALDLWKMMSKAKSDIQNGRRVENLSWRLMSINLQKQSNLSNNAFPSNVSACSKFSPNPLTPHSNPHSSDNVSLNSGTPDQKSDPNCLMNTLPSYSVPTDTTGSSMMEFNYLQRRVRKTSFNEASAKSKKRPITSTHFPSNDVDFSMNLDSHPFSSPKIHASDSFDATKKSVDHTSSSSFPASTPIDYFDSRPSSSLAAGLQSVPIPSASGIVNPMNQHMNSTTAPATRQSDIDALGLDFDMTPSEPSSSFQDNNGFPSFVDAGTNHDESLFSSSAATSFSFEHGPSSFPVPGSISTGSLRGQAPSEGGFGTSYNSQNLYGISSPLSAGVTPTQSFFPEPANNNMFEIPKQSADVSSPLTSSPGSFPNMSSLHMTSSLPNSTSHAGIRRSPMFRSGSNRSVGNFAQPVDLNQDQNESVGGSFQRGNEWTGGDSNGIGLNNSLPGSDMFSPPFMRIGTAMGTAPLRNNSVSSFSHNYLHQSSPQFAAVPHRKVNTQEPSLMGSSPGIYNHMPYLNRSTSSTSVAGTPVEGMSTGMKKRASATGSVPSLPLLNQNGDQISDSTVKEKPMEDKKENNQKGMSGTPTCTNCHTHTTPLWRRSPDGQPLCNACGLFMKINGVVRPLSLKTDVIKKRNRGAGSNTSVPASRSATPRKSVPRKGGYKQSTSSKPATKEEAKAKPTTGQKSYSPSFTQQPGIHDDSLMMDRRASVESPMMQDSSVRQPSAMLSPEFTQNSSEFGMPFNKGMSSANHMRESSIEKIKSEAPQAVNSPLFDTFDTDLGMPSITDPQTMGVDAADLHRVSKSSWDWYSVM
- the dad5 gene encoding DASH complex subunit Dad5, which codes for MRRSTIVPTITNTTGNVPSANSHNNFAPSPNQIKAVQMNHLADQLSQLQANLSHLENHVHVTAIQAEAIRRMGALQASLLMASGRVLSESNTTFRQEEK